The Vicinamibacterales bacterium genome contains a region encoding:
- a CDS encoding KpsF/GutQ family sugar-phosphate isomerase, translated as MSDLSLARKVLVTEAEAVRALAGRLDERFVTAVGLVRHCRGRVILTGIGKSGIVCRKIAATLSSTGSPAYFVHPAEAVHGDLGMIRKDDVVIALSYSGETEELTRLLETLKRMGAALIAMTGNPASTLARAATVVLDCSVSEEACPMNLVPTASTTAALALGDALAMTVLVEKGFSPDDFADLHPGGGLFRRARRVDAIMHRNGDMPVVAPSAPMRDVLAEITRGRMGITCVVDGGGLLAGVVTDGDVRRAVASAPDVLALTAADVMSRTPVTVAPHTLAAEALHLLESRKITAVVVVDASARPAGVVHLHDLWRTGLV; from the coding sequence ATGTCTGACCTGTCGCTCGCCAGGAAGGTGCTCGTCACGGAGGCCGAGGCCGTCCGCGCCCTGGCCGGCCGCCTCGACGAGCGCTTCGTGACCGCTGTCGGGCTGGTCAGGCACTGTCGCGGGCGCGTGATCCTGACCGGTATCGGCAAGTCGGGCATCGTGTGCCGGAAGATCGCGGCGACGCTGTCGAGCACGGGCTCCCCCGCCTACTTCGTGCATCCGGCAGAGGCCGTGCACGGCGACCTCGGGATGATCCGGAAGGACGACGTCGTCATCGCCTTGTCCTACAGCGGCGAGACCGAGGAGCTGACGCGCCTGCTGGAGACGCTGAAGCGCATGGGCGCCGCGCTCATCGCGATGACGGGCAACCCGGCCTCCACCCTGGCCCGGGCGGCCACCGTCGTCCTCGACTGCAGCGTATCGGAGGAGGCCTGCCCGATGAACCTCGTGCCCACGGCGAGTACCACCGCCGCGCTGGCGCTGGGCGACGCGCTGGCGATGACGGTGCTCGTCGAGAAGGGCTTCAGCCCGGACGACTTCGCCGATCTCCACCCGGGCGGAGGGCTGTTCCGCCGCGCCCGCCGGGTCGACGCCATCATGCACAGGAACGGCGACATGCCGGTCGTCGCGCCGTCCGCGCCGATGCGCGACGTGCTCGCCGAGATCACGCGCGGGAGGATGGGCATCACGTGTGTCGTGGACGGCGGCGGCCTGCTGGCGGGCGTCGTGACCGACGGCGACGTCCGGCGGGCCGTGGCGTCGGCACCGGATGTCCTCGCGCTCACCGCGGCCGACGTCATGAGCCGGACGCCGGTCACGGTCGCTCCGCACACCCTCGCCGCCGAGGCGCTCCACCTGCTCGAGTCCCGAAAGATCACGGCCGTCGTCGTCGTCGATGCGTCGGCGCGTCCGGCCGGCGTCGTCCACCTGCACGACCTCTGGCGCACGGGCCTGGTCTGA
- a CDS encoding tetratricopeptide repeat protein, with translation MLDGYVPFISALIALLVGVAIGKAWERYKLRDGRWIDRRKARDSHHYVLGLNYLVANQIDLAIEELSQAARVDADALEIHLILGNVYRERGQVSRAIQVHQSLLQRQKLTRLEHAYVMLCLGLDYKRGGFVDRAVEAFKEARRLDPANAYALLHLEKVYEEQRQWEEAAKVRQELIAMAGPESPARGQTILAFLENERGLAALKAGDLGGARSRFAHALDLDAAVTPALVNLGDTLARQGDTADAVRRWEGLVEQAPERSHLVLDRLRDAYTAAGHPERFLDLCRRVAASQPHNWRARLALGGALARQGQPDAALDQYLEALSHNPHGLTVHEAIWDLLLGAGLDRASVERYVTHAKAAVFYLDPHVCLRCHYRSTELLWQCPHCHEWNTFVEERIAPVTKDAAEI, from the coding sequence GTGCTTGACGGGTACGTGCCGTTCATCTCGGCCCTGATCGCGCTCCTCGTGGGCGTGGCCATCGGCAAGGCCTGGGAGCGCTACAAGCTGCGCGACGGCCGGTGGATCGATCGGCGGAAGGCGCGCGATTCGCACCACTACGTGCTGGGCCTCAACTACCTGGTCGCGAACCAGATCGACCTGGCCATCGAGGAACTGAGCCAGGCGGCGCGCGTGGACGCCGACGCGCTCGAGATTCACCTGATCCTCGGCAACGTCTACCGCGAGCGCGGGCAGGTCTCCCGCGCCATCCAGGTCCACCAGTCGCTGCTCCAGCGCCAGAAGCTGACGCGCCTGGAACATGCCTACGTGATGCTCTGTCTGGGCCTCGACTACAAACGCGGCGGCTTCGTCGACCGCGCGGTCGAGGCCTTCAAGGAGGCGCGCCGCCTCGACCCGGCCAACGCCTACGCGCTGCTGCACCTGGAGAAGGTCTACGAAGAGCAGCGGCAGTGGGAGGAGGCGGCGAAGGTCCGGCAGGAGCTCATCGCGATGGCCGGGCCGGAGTCGCCCGCGCGCGGACAGACGATTCTGGCCTTCCTCGAGAACGAGCGCGGGCTCGCGGCGCTGAAGGCCGGCGACCTGGGCGGTGCGCGCTCGCGGTTCGCGCATGCCCTGGACCTGGACGCGGCGGTCACGCCGGCCCTCGTGAACCTCGGCGACACGCTGGCGCGCCAGGGAGACACCGCCGACGCCGTCCGGCGGTGGGAGGGCCTCGTGGAGCAGGCGCCGGAACGGTCGCACCTGGTGCTGGACCGCTTGCGTGACGCGTACACGGCCGCCGGACACCCCGAGCGGTTCCTGGACCTGTGCCGGCGGGTGGCGGCGTCCCAGCCTCACAACTGGCGCGCCCGTCTGGCCCTCGGCGGCGCCCTCGCCCGCCAGGGACAGCCCGACGCCGCGCTCGATCAGTATCTGGAAGCCCTCAGCCACAATCCGCACGGGCTCACCGTCCACGAGGCGATCTGGGACCTGCTGCTCGGAGCGGGCCTCGATCGGGCGTCGGTCGAACGCTACGTGACGCACGCCAAGGCCGCGGTCTTCTACCTCGACCCGCACGTCTGTCTGCGGTGCCACTATCGCAGCACGGAGCTGCTGTGGCAGTGCCCGCACTGCCACGAGTGGAACACCTTCGTCGAGGAGCGCATCGCTCCGGTCACGAAGGACGCGGCCGAGATCTGA
- the kdsB gene encoding 3-deoxy-manno-octulosonate cytidylyltransferase, with translation MIVPARYHSSRLPGKPLAPIDGRPMVEHVYRRAAQASVDAVIVATDDDRIVEAVEAFGGIACLTRPDHPTGTDRLAELAAELPCDVVVNVQGDEPFIDPAAIDALVAPLVHTHTEQMSTLSRPLADGEDAASPHLVKVVVDRRGHALYFSRAPIPYPRTAAAPPAVHVGVYAYRRATLLALAGLPPTPLELTESLEQLRALEHGIPIRVVATAYRSLSVDTPADLEHARRTVSRP, from the coding sequence GTGATCGTCCCGGCGAGGTATCACTCCTCCCGGCTCCCCGGAAAACCCCTGGCGCCCATCGACGGCCGCCCCATGGTCGAGCACGTCTATCGCCGTGCCGCACAAGCGTCGGTGGACGCCGTCATCGTCGCGACCGACGACGACCGGATTGTCGAGGCCGTCGAGGCCTTCGGGGGGATCGCGTGCTTGACCCGGCCCGATCATCCGACCGGCACGGACCGCCTGGCCGAGCTCGCCGCCGAATTGCCCTGCGACGTGGTCGTCAACGTGCAAGGTGACGAGCCATTCATCGACCCTGCCGCCATCGACGCCCTGGTCGCGCCCCTGGTCCACACCCACACGGAGCAGATGAGCACGCTCAGCCGGCCGCTGGCCGACGGCGAGGACGCGGCCTCTCCGCATCTGGTCAAGGTCGTCGTCGACCGACGCGGACACGCGCTCTACTTCTCCAGGGCGCCGATCCCGTACCCTCGCACGGCCGCAGCGCCCCCGGCCGTCCACGTCGGCGTGTACGCCTATCGGCGCGCCACGCTCCTCGCGCTGGCCGGGCTCCCCCCGACCCCACTGGAACTCACCGAGTCGCTCGAGCAACTGCGCGCGCTCGAGCATGGCATCCCGATTCGCGTCGTCGCGACGGCGTACCGGTCGCTATCGGTGGACACGCCCGCCGATCTCGAGCACGCGCGCCGCACGGTGTCCCGCCCATGA
- the coaE gene encoding dephospho-CoA kinase (Dephospho-CoA kinase (CoaE) performs the final step in coenzyme A biosynthesis.): MRVALTGGIATGKSAVVRGLQAAGFPTVNADDAARAVVEPGTPGLAAVAARFGPAVLGPDGALDRAALGRVVFADPSARLDLERILHPRIRDRIERFYEGLPPDACGIAEIPLAFETGWGAGFDLVVVVACRPETQLARLQARDGLSLEAARQRIAAQWPIADKARLADAVVMTEGTLADTAAETAALAVWLRSRPRPS; the protein is encoded by the coding sequence ATGCGCGTCGCGCTCACGGGCGGCATCGCCACGGGCAAGAGCGCCGTGGTGCGCGGCCTCCAGGCGGCGGGCTTCCCCACGGTGAACGCGGACGACGCCGCCCGCGCCGTCGTCGAGCCAGGCACGCCCGGACTCGCCGCCGTCGCCGCCCGGTTCGGCCCTGCGGTGCTCGGACCGGATGGCGCGCTCGACCGGGCCGCGCTCGGGCGGGTCGTCTTCGCGGATCCGTCGGCCCGTCTCGACCTCGAGCGCATCCTGCACCCGCGCATCCGGGACCGGATCGAACGCTTCTACGAAGGGCTGCCGCCAGACGCGTGCGGCATCGCCGAGATCCCGCTCGCCTTCGAGACCGGATGGGGCGCCGGCTTCGACCTGGTCGTCGTCGTCGCGTGCCGCCCCGAGACGCAGCTGGCACGCCTGCAGGCGCGTGACGGCCTGTCGCTCGAGGCCGCGCGTCAGCGGATCGCCGCGCAGTGGCCGATCGCGGACAAGGCGCGCCTGGCCGACGCCGTCGTCATGACGGAAGGCACGCTGGCCGACACCGCGGCGGAGACCGCGGCCCTGGCGGTCTGGCTCAGATCTCGGCCGCGTCCTTCGTGA
- the kdsA gene encoding 3-deoxy-8-phosphooctulonate synthase, with translation MSPVRQVPAGSVTFGPGRPLAFVLGPCVIESDAHVLDIAVELDGIARRVGVPLVFKASFDKANRTSHQSYRGPGLDAGLRALAAVKARTGLPILTDIHEPAQAAPAAEVADVLQIPAFLSRQTDLLVAAARTGRTVNVKKAQFSAPRDMRHVVAKLSDAGAAGVLLTERGSSFGYNNLVVDMRGLPMMRELGVPVIFDVTHSLQLPGAGEGVTLGLAEFIAPLARAGVAAGVDGVFMEVHEAPSRAKSDAANALALADVEPLLRRLTAIHAVVTGDV, from the coding sequence ATGTCCCCCGTCCGACAGGTGCCGGCCGGCTCCGTCACGTTCGGCCCCGGCCGGCCGCTGGCCTTCGTCCTCGGTCCGTGCGTGATCGAGAGTGACGCGCACGTGCTCGACATCGCCGTCGAGCTCGACGGGATTGCGAGACGCGTCGGCGTGCCGCTGGTCTTCAAGGCGTCGTTCGACAAGGCGAACCGCACCTCTCACCAGTCGTACCGCGGGCCGGGCCTCGACGCCGGCCTGCGCGCGCTCGCGGCCGTCAAGGCGCGCACGGGCCTGCCGATCCTCACCGACATTCACGAGCCCGCGCAGGCCGCGCCGGCCGCCGAGGTCGCGGACGTCCTCCAGATCCCGGCGTTCCTGTCCCGGCAGACGGACCTGCTCGTCGCCGCCGCGCGCACGGGCCGCACCGTCAACGTCAAGAAGGCGCAGTTCTCGGCGCCCCGCGACATGCGTCACGTGGTGGCGAAGCTCTCCGACGCGGGAGCCGCCGGCGTCCTCCTGACCGAGCGTGGGAGCTCGTTCGGCTACAACAACCTGGTCGTCGACATGCGGGGGCTGCCGATGATGCGCGAGCTCGGGGTCCCCGTGATCTTCGACGTCACGCACAGCCTGCAGCTGCCGGGAGCCGGCGAGGGCGTCACGCTGGGCCTCGCGGAGTTCATCGCGCCACTGGCCCGGGCGGGCGTGGCTGCGGGCGTGGACGGCGTCTTCATGGAGGTTCACGAAGCACCGTCGCGCGCGAAGAGCGACGCTGCGAACGCGCTCGCGCTCGCGGACGTGGAGCCGCTGCTGCGCCGGTTGACGGCCATTCACGCCGTGGTCACGGGCGATGTCTGA
- a CDS encoding CTP synthase, with product MTTSARTTKYIFVTGGVVSSLGKGLAAASIGALLEGHGHSVALLKFDPYINVDPGTMSPYQHGEVFVTDDGAETDLDLGHYERFTDTTTTRNSNWTTGKIYMSVIQKERRGDYLGRTVQVIPHITNEIKDCIRAVGKDVDVALVEIGGTVGDIESLPFLEAIRQFRQDVGKEHTLYIHLTLVPWIGSAGELKTKPTQHSVRDLRSIGIQPDILLCRTDRTLDKDIKQKIALFCDVDQEAVITARDVSTIYEVPLALREEGIDRVVLQRLGLPSTPGDVSAWEQLVDGIKHPKDEITIHVVGKYTGYEDSYKSLNEALYHGGFAHRLRANIQWVEAEALEHDGGTRLLEGAAGILVPGGFGTRGTRGMMKAAEYARTHRIPYFGICYGFQWATVEFARNVCGLDGADSTEFDESAAHKVIYKLRDLLGVDDLGGTMRLGRYACELAPDSLARRVYGVPVVWERHRHRFEFNTLYEPVLREHGMVISGRSPDGKFVEIAELPDHPWFLGVQFHPEFLSRPLKPHPLFASFVEASYRHRQGAHGRVGQASALA from the coding sequence ATGACCACATCCGCTCGCACCACCAAGTACATCTTCGTCACCGGCGGCGTCGTCTCGTCGCTCGGCAAGGGCCTGGCGGCCGCGTCCATCGGCGCGCTGCTCGAGGGGCACGGCCACAGCGTGGCCCTGCTCAAGTTCGACCCCTACATCAACGTCGATCCCGGGACGATGAGCCCGTACCAGCACGGCGAGGTCTTCGTGACCGACGACGGCGCCGAAACGGACCTCGACCTCGGCCACTACGAGCGCTTCACCGACACCACCACCACGAGGAACAGCAACTGGACGACCGGCAAGATCTACATGTCGGTCATCCAGAAGGAACGCCGCGGCGACTACCTGGGCCGCACCGTGCAGGTCATCCCGCACATCACGAACGAGATCAAGGACTGCATCCGCGCCGTCGGCAAGGACGTCGACGTCGCGCTCGTGGAAATCGGCGGCACGGTCGGCGACATCGAGAGCCTGCCGTTCCTGGAGGCCATCCGCCAGTTCCGCCAGGACGTGGGCAAGGAGCACACGCTCTACATCCACCTGACGCTCGTACCCTGGATCGGCTCGGCCGGCGAGCTCAAGACCAAGCCCACCCAGCACAGCGTGCGCGATCTGCGCTCGATCGGCATCCAGCCCGACATCCTGCTCTGCCGCACCGACCGGACGCTCGACAAGGACATCAAGCAGAAGATCGCCCTGTTCTGCGACGTGGACCAGGAAGCCGTGATCACGGCCCGAGACGTCTCGACCATCTACGAGGTCCCGCTGGCGCTGCGGGAGGAGGGCATCGACCGGGTCGTCCTGCAGCGGCTGGGCCTGCCCTCGACGCCCGGCGACGTCAGCGCCTGGGAGCAGCTGGTCGACGGCATCAAGCACCCCAAGGACGAAATCACGATTCACGTCGTCGGCAAGTACACGGGCTACGAAGACTCCTACAAGAGCCTCAACGAAGCGCTCTACCACGGCGGCTTCGCGCACCGTCTGCGGGCGAACATCCAGTGGGTGGAAGCCGAGGCGCTCGAGCACGACGGCGGCACGCGCCTCCTCGAAGGGGCGGCGGGCATCCTCGTGCCCGGCGGGTTCGGCACGCGGGGCACGCGCGGCATGATGAAGGCCGCCGAGTACGCGCGCACCCATCGCATCCCGTACTTCGGCATCTGCTACGGGTTCCAGTGGGCGACGGTGGAGTTCGCGCGCAACGTGTGCGGCCTCGACGGCGCCGACTCCACCGAGTTCGACGAGTCGGCGGCGCACAAGGTGATCTACAAGCTGCGCGACCTGCTCGGCGTGGACGACCTGGGCGGCACGATGCGGCTCGGGCGCTACGCCTGCGAGCTGGCCCCGGACTCGCTCGCGCGCCGGGTGTACGGCGTCCCGGTGGTCTGGGAGCGCCACCGCCACCGCTTCGAGTTCAACACGCTCTACGAGCCGGTGCTTCGCGAACACGGCATGGTGATCTCGGGCCGCTCGCCCGACGGCAAGTTCGTCGAGATCGCCGAGCTGCCCGACCATCCATGGTTCCTGGGCGTGCAGTTCCACCCCGAGTTCCTGTCGCGTCCGCTCAAGCCGCATCCGCTGTTCGCGAGCTTCGTCGAGGCGTCCTACCGCCACCGCCAGGGCGCCCACGGGCGCGTCGGGCAGGCCAGCGCGCTGGCGTAG
- a CDS encoding hydroxyacid dehydrogenase, with translation MHILIPDDLDTSALAVFTAEGWTTDTRTGRPADQLSQDVAAADALVVRSATRVTAALIDAAPALRVIARAGVGVDTIDLAAAARRGVVVMNAPDATTNSVAELTLASLLGLARHVPAADQSMKAGRWEKKKFAGTELAGKTLGLVGCGRIGRRVAHLAHAFGMTVIGVDPAAVPADAGIRQVTLDDLCAAADYISLHLPVTPDTRHMFDGARLSQCKAGVRLVNTARGELIDETALLAALESGHVAGAALDVFDPEPPTGHALTGHASVIATPHVAASTAEAQARVGMDTATAVRDFLKTGVARNVVSPAR, from the coding sequence ATGCACATTCTGATTCCCGACGATCTCGACACGTCCGCGCTCGCCGTCTTCACCGCCGAAGGCTGGACCACCGATACACGCACCGGCCGCCCGGCCGACCAGCTCTCCCAGGACGTCGCTGCGGCCGACGCGCTCGTCGTGCGGTCGGCCACGCGCGTCACCGCCGCGCTCATCGATGCCGCCCCAGCGCTTCGGGTGATCGCCCGGGCGGGCGTCGGCGTCGACACGATCGACCTCGCGGCTGCCGCACGCCGGGGCGTGGTCGTGATGAACGCGCCGGACGCGACGACGAACAGCGTCGCCGAGCTCACGCTCGCGAGCCTGCTCGGCCTCGCACGTCACGTTCCGGCGGCCGACCAGTCGATGAAGGCCGGTCGATGGGAGAAGAAGAAGTTCGCGGGCACCGAGCTGGCCGGCAAGACGCTGGGACTCGTCGGCTGCGGACGCATCGGCCGCAGGGTCGCCCACCTGGCCCACGCCTTCGGCATGACCGTGATTGGGGTGGACCCCGCGGCGGTGCCGGCGGACGCCGGCATCCGGCAGGTGACGCTCGACGACCTGTGCGCGGCGGCGGACTACATCTCCCTTCACCTGCCCGTCACACCGGACACGCGCCACATGTTCGACGGCGCCAGGCTCTCCCAGTGCAAGGCGGGCGTGCGCCTCGTCAACACGGCCCGCGGCGAGCTCATCGACGAGACGGCGCTCCTGGCGGCCCTCGAGTCCGGGCACGTGGCCGGAGCCGCGCTCGACGTCTTCGATCCCGAGCCGCCGACCGGCCACGCCCTGACGGGCCATGCGTCCGTCATCGCCACGCCGCACGTCGCGGCGTCGACCGCCGAGGCGCAGGCTCGTGTCGGGATGGACACCGCGACCGCGGTCCGCGATTTCCTGAAGACGGGCGTCGCCCGCAACGTCGTGTCCCCCGCCCGCTGA
- a CDS encoding bifunctional 5,10-methylenetetrahydrofolate dehydrogenase/5,10-methenyltetrahydrofolate cyclohydrolase, producing MSARSLDGVATAKAIRDELGPRIHRFTAARGRPPALGLVLAGDDPASEIYVSNKLRTAAEAGCRAELFRLPAQATVEEALAIVRRLNEDDDVDGILVQSPLPAGMGRDAEQQVFDAVDPRKDVDGFHPTNVGLLSQKRAALVACTPSGVMQLLARCDIAIAGRRAVVIGRSDIVGKPMALLLLHQDATVTICHSRTPDVAALAAEADIVVAAVGRPAYVTPAFVKPGATVIDVGINRVTDAALVERWYPDEHPRRAQFARKGSLVIGDVHPGVWDVAGAVTPVPGGVGPLTIAMLLANTVTAAERRAGLAGPA from the coding sequence GTGAGTGCCCGAAGCCTGGACGGCGTGGCGACGGCCAAGGCCATCAGAGACGAACTGGGACCCCGGATCCACCGCTTCACGGCGGCCCGCGGGCGCCCGCCGGCCCTCGGTCTGGTGCTGGCCGGGGACGACCCCGCCTCCGAGATCTACGTCAGCAACAAGCTCAGGACCGCCGCCGAGGCGGGCTGTCGCGCCGAGCTCTTCCGCCTCCCGGCACAGGCGACGGTGGAGGAGGCGCTCGCCATCGTCCGCCGCCTGAACGAGGACGACGACGTGGACGGCATCCTCGTGCAGTCCCCGCTGCCGGCCGGGATGGGACGGGACGCCGAGCAGCAGGTCTTCGATGCCGTCGACCCGCGGAAGGACGTGGACGGGTTCCACCCGACCAACGTCGGCCTGCTCTCGCAGAAGCGGGCGGCGCTCGTGGCCTGCACCCCGTCCGGTGTCATGCAGCTGCTCGCGCGCTGCGACATCGCCATCGCCGGCCGCCGGGCGGTCGTCATCGGACGCAGCGACATCGTGGGGAAGCCGATGGCCCTGCTGCTGCTGCACCAGGACGCCACGGTCACGATCTGCCACTCGCGCACGCCCGACGTGGCCGCGCTGGCGGCGGAGGCCGATATCGTGGTGGCCGCCGTGGGCCGGCCGGCCTACGTGACGCCCGCGTTCGTGAAGCCGGGCGCCACCGTCATCGACGTCGGCATCAACCGCGTGACCGACGCGGCGCTGGTCGAGCGCTGGTATCCCGATGAACACCCGCGGCGCGCGCAGTTCGCGCGCAAGGGGAGCCTGGTCATCGGCGACGTCCATCCGGGCGTCTGGGACGTGGCCGGCGCCGTCACCCCGGTGCCCGGCGGCGTGGGCCCCCTCACGATCGCGATGCTGCTGGCGAACACGGTCACGGCCGCCGAGCGGCGGGCGGGGCTGGCCGGGCCCGCCTGA